CGAAGGTCTTCAACGACAAGGGGCCGGAGATCGTCATCGACGGCAAGGGGCTGGTGACGCTCAGCGGAGCGGGCAGGCACCGCATCCTCTACATGAACACCTGCGACGAGGCGCAGAAGTGGACGACCTCGCACTGCCAGAACCAGGACCACCCCCGGCTGACGCTCCAGAACCTGACGTTCGTGGACGCCAGCTCCAAGACGGAGACCGAGTTCGACGGCGGCGGAGCAGTCTGGGTGCGCGGCGGGCGCTTGAAGGTCATCAACTCCCGCTTCTTCAACAACGTCTGCGCCGATGTCGGGCCCGACGTGGGCGGCGGCGCCATCCGCGTGTTCAGCCAGTACGAGGGGCGGCCCGTCTACGTGGTGAACACGACGTTCGGCGGCAAGCAGGGCTACGGCGGCGTCTGCTCCAACGGCGGCGGCATCAGCAGCATCGGCGTGTCGTGGACCGTCATCAACAGCCTCTTCTCCTACAACCGGGCCATCGGGAATGGGGCGAATCCCGCCAGGGCGGGCACTCCGGGCGGCGGCAGCGGCGCGGCCATCTACAACGACGGCAACAGGATGACGCTGTCCCTCTGTGGCACGCGCATCGAGCACAACGAGGTCAACGCCCACGGCAGCGCCATCTTCTTCGTCAGCAACGACCACTCGGGCGACATCCGCATCGACCGCTCGGTCATCCGGAACAACACGGGCGGCTCGTGGTACCCGACGTATCCCCAGATCTCGAATCACGCGGATACGCCCATCGTGGTGACGAACTCCACGATTGAGTGACGGCGCCGCGTCAGGCGCCCAGCCGCTCGAGCAGCTCGCGAACCCGCAGCGCGAAGGCGCGGGGCTGCTCGAGGTTGGGCAGGTGCGCGCAGCCCGCCATCACCCGCAGGTCCGCGCCCGGGATGCCGCGCGCGAGCAGGGCGCAGCGCTCCTGGAGGTGCGGCACGTCGAGGTCTCCGCACACCACCCGCGTCGGCACGCGCAGCTCGCCGAGCCTCGGCAGCGCCGGTGGGGGCTCGCGCTCCACGCCGGGTGACGGTGCGCGCAGCGCGATGCCGTTCATGTCGAGGAAGAGCGCACGCGCCGCGCCACCCACCCGGCCCTCGGGGCTGTCCGGGCCGTCCAGCCACAGGTGGGCCTCCAGGGCGTTGACGCGCTCCACGTCGCCCCGGGCCTCCGCCTCCTCGAGGTGCGCCGAGAGGCGGGCCACCGAGGGCGCGGGCTCGGCGGGGACAGGAGCACCGCTCACCGCGGGGGCGACGAGCACGAGGCTTCGCACCCGGTCCGGATGCGCGAGCGTGAAGTCGAGGGCCACCCGTCCGCCCTGAGAGCAGCCCACGAGGACCGCCTGGCGCGCGCCGAGCGAGTCGAGCACGGCGGCCAGGTCGTCCACGTGGCTGAAGGGCCCGGGCACTCCACGACTCTCTCCGAAGCCGCGCCGGTCATACGCAAGCGCGTGGTGGGTGGAGGCGAAGGCCTCGAGCTCGGTGCGCCACATCCGCCGGTCCGCCACGCCCGCG
Above is a window of Pyxidicoccus xibeiensis DNA encoding:
- a CDS encoding alpha/beta fold hydrolase; the protein is MPIHERFEVTQGQWTLTGEHAGRGPALVFLHAGVADRRMWRTELEAFASTHHALAYDRRGFGESRGVPGPFSHVDDLAAVLDSLGARQAVLVGCSQGGRVALDFTLAHPDRVRSLVLVAPAVSGAPVPAEPAPSVARLSAHLEEAEARGDVERVNALEAHLWLDGPDSPEGRVGGAARALFLDMNGIALRAPSPGVEREPPPALPRLGELRVPTRVVCGDLDVPHLQERCALLARGIPGADLRVMAGCAHLPNLEQPRAFALRVRELLERLGA